The window TTCCAGGCGGTGAGCACCTTGTCGTCCAGCCCCGGCCACACGCGCTTCGCCCGCGCCGCGTATAGCACGCCGCGGCCGCGCTCCACCACCTCGCGCAGCCGCTCGAGCGTCACGCCGGCGTCTTCGGCCACGTCCTCCATCGCCTCGTCGGTGTGGAGGATGTTCTTTCCCTCGAAGTTGCCGCCCTCGGTCACGTCGTAGTAGCGGCGGAAGAGCGGGCCGTCGCCGGGGCCGAGGAGCGCGTCCACCTCGTCCGGCGTCCAGAGGTAGAACTTCCCCTCCTCGCCCTCGCTGTCGGCGTCGAGCGCGGAGAAGAAGCCGCCCTCGGGCGAGGTCATCTCGCGCTCCACCCAGAGCAGCGTCTCCTCCACCACGCGGCGGTGCTCCGGGTCGTGCGTGGCCTGCCAGGCGTGCAGGTAGGCGCGGGCCAGCAGCGCGTTGTCGTACAGCATCTTCTCGAAGTGCGGCACCAGCCACCTGGCGTCGACGCTGTAGCGCGCGAAGCCGCCGCCCACGTGGTCGTACATCCCCCCGCCGGCCATCCTGCGCAGGGTGAAGTCGGCCATCCGCAGCGCGTCGGGGTTGCCGCTCCGCTTCCACTGGCGCAGCACGAACTCCAGCACCATCGGCTGCGGGAACTTGGGCGCCCCGCCGAAGCCGCCCCAGCGCCCCTCGAAGCGCGCCGCCAGCGTGTAGAAGGCGCGGTCCAGGATCGACGGGTCGAGCTCCGACGCCGGCGGGCGCACGGCGTGGCTCTCGCGCAGCATGGCGCCCAGCTCGGCGGCGCCCTTGTCCACGTCGGCGCGGCGCTCGCGCCAGGCCTCGCTCACCGCCAGCAGCACCTGGCGGAACGAGGGCATCCCGTGGCGCGGCTCGGGGGGGAAGTAGGTGCCGCCCCAGAACGGCGCGCCGTCGGGGGTGAGGAAGACGGTCATCGGCCAGCCGCCGTGCCCGGTCATCTGCTGCACGGCGGTCATGTAGATCGAGTCGATGTCCGGGCGCTCCTCGCGGTCCACCTTCACGTTCACGAAGCGCTCGTTCATGAGCGCGGCCGTCTGCGGGTCCTCGAACGACTCGTGCTCCATCACGTGGCACCAGTGGCACGCCGAGTAGCCCACGGAGAGCAGGATCGGCCGGTCCTCGGCGCGCGCCCGCTCCAGCGCCTCGGGGCCCCAGGGGTACCAGTCCACCGGGTTGTCCCTGTGCTGGAGCAGGTACGGGCTGGTCTCGTTCGCCAGGCGGTTGGGCATCGGGCTTGGGCCGGTGACGGGGAACACGCGACGGGAGCCGAT is drawn from Longimicrobium sp. and contains these coding sequences:
- a CDS encoding thioredoxin domain-containing protein, which codes for MPNRLANETSPYLLQHRDNPVDWYPWGPEALERARAEDRPILLSVGYSACHWCHVMEHESFEDPQTAALMNERFVNVKVDREERPDIDSIYMTAVQQMTGHGGWPMTVFLTPDGAPFWGGTYFPPEPRHGMPSFRQVLLAVSEAWRERRADVDKGAAELGAMLRESHAVRPPASELDPSILDRAFYTLAARFEGRWGGFGGAPKFPQPMVLEFVLRQWKRSGNPDALRMADFTLRRMAGGGMYDHVGGGFARYSVDARWLVPHFEKMLYDNALLARAYLHAWQATHDPEHRRVVEETLLWVEREMTSPEGGFFSALDADSEGEEGKFYLWTPDEVDALLGPGDGPLFRRYYDVTEGGNFEGKNILHTDEAMEDVAEDAGVTLERLREVVERGRGVLYAARAKRVWPGLDDKVLTAWNAMMLHAFAEAARVLERPDWLKIAVANAEFLLRALRPEGRLLRTYKDGRAKIGAFLEDHALLVDALVAVYEATWDPRWVREARSLADAMLDLFWEDGEGVFYDTARDAEALVVRPRDVFDNATPSGNSAAVMALLRLGELAGEPHYTRVAARVLAQMGELLTRVPVGFGWLLSALDFHLATPTEVAFVGEPGREDTDELVRTVSRAYLPNVVLALRRPGEGEEVSELIPLLGGRSALDSKATAYVCERYTCKLPVTEARALAEQLGIGAPAGAGG